A portion of the Luxibacter massiliensis genome contains these proteins:
- the deoC gene encoding deoxyribose-phosphate aldolase, with product MLTVEEFAKHLDLAYLAPNLQKKDIIEACNIAKRYHVNAVNVNSCWGQLVVDKLKGTDVGPSAVIGFPYGAMSTSSKLYELQEMVDIGCTACDMVVNIGAVKDRDFAYVRHEISEFVRICGDTCDTKLIFEVGFLTDEEIAELTKICCECGVTYVKTATGSQAFPTIKQVKIMKENLSGSTKIKVSGVPRTFTLPAVLHMFEHMGVSLAGTRSAGKLVEEYSAYLKEIK from the coding sequence ATGTTAACAGTCGAAGAGTTTGCAAAACATTTAGACCTGGCCTATCTGGCGCCTAATTTACAGAAAAAGGACATTATTGAGGCCTGCAATATTGCAAAGAGATACCATGTGAATGCAGTCAATGTAAATTCATGTTGGGGACAGCTTGTTGTAGACAAGTTAAAGGGAACAGATGTGGGGCCCAGCGCGGTGATTGGATTTCCCTATGGGGCCATGTCAACTAGCTCAAAGCTGTATGAACTGCAGGAAATGGTAGATATCGGATGTACCGCATGTGATATGGTGGTAAACATCGGGGCGGTGAAGGATAGGGATTTTGCTTATGTGCGCCATGAAATCAGCGAGTTTGTACGGATTTGCGGGGATACCTGCGATACAAAACTGATTTTTGAAGTTGGTTTCCTGACAGATGAGGAAATCGCAGAATTAACAAAGATATGTTGTGAATGTGGAGTTACATATGTAAAGACAGCCACAGGTTCCCAGGCATTCCCGACCATTAAGCAGGTAAAAATTATGAAAGAGAACTTAAGCGGCAGCACAAAGATTAAAGTGTCCGGAGTGCCAAGGACATTTACATTGCCGGCCGTGCTCCATATGTTTGAACATATGGGGGTAAGCCTTGCAGGTACAAGAAGCGCAGGGAAACTGGTTGAAGAGTACAGTGCTTATTTAAAAGAAATAAAGTAG
- a CDS encoding ABC transporter ATP-binding protein yields the protein MEPLIKIEKIHKIYNPGENEVRALDGIDLEIRRGEFVAIIGHSGSGKSTLMNMLGCLDVPTSGNYFLNGQDVSRLTDNQLSDIRNKEIGFIFQGFNLVANLDAVGNVELPLIYRGLGKQKRRRIAVAALKKVGLSARLKHKPNELSGGQQQRVAVARAIAAQPPIILADEPTGNLDTKSTKEIMEILKGLHRSGRTVIIITHDDEIAQQVNRVVRIIDGHIEDDYINEEREGA from the coding sequence ATGGAACCACTCATTAAAATTGAGAAGATACATAAAATCTACAATCCCGGAGAAAACGAAGTGCGTGCGCTTGATGGAATCGACTTGGAGATTCGGCGCGGAGAATTTGTTGCCATTATAGGCCACTCTGGTTCTGGAAAATCGACACTGATGAATATGCTGGGCTGCCTTGACGTCCCCACGTCAGGAAACTATTTCTTAAATGGGCAGGATGTTTCCAGACTGACTGACAATCAGTTGTCCGATATCCGAAACAAAGAAATCGGCTTTATCTTCCAAGGATTTAATCTCGTCGCAAACCTCGACGCCGTAGGAAATGTAGAGCTGCCTCTCATTTACAGGGGACTGGGAAAACAGAAGCGGCGCCGGATAGCGGTAGCTGCCCTGAAAAAGGTGGGGTTAAGCGCCCGCCTTAAGCACAAACCCAACGAGCTGTCCGGAGGGCAGCAGCAGAGAGTCGCCGTGGCCCGGGCCATAGCGGCCCAGCCGCCGATTATTTTGGCCGATGAGCCTACCGGTAATCTGGACACTAAATCTACGAAGGAAATTATGGAGATTTTAAAGGGACTTCACAGAAGCGGGCGCACGGTTATCATCATCACTCATGATGACGAAATCGCCCAGCAAGTGAACCGTGTTGTCCGTATTATTGACGGGCACATAGAAGATGACTATATAAATGAAGAAAGGGAGGGAGCATAA
- a CDS encoding efflux RND transporter periplasmic adaptor subunit produces MFSKKKKQQDVTFETIDADSFQDEDTLDLDDEAISKPPKKKLPGWVIIPVVGVVIITTVVISQLTKGDSQSQNTSLQVSEVTSGNIKEVYNASGKIESENTKTYYSPVTAPISECKAVVGNTVKAGDVLISFDTTNLERDNQQAQLTLESSLNSSQATKAQNAKAIDAANAASAQAAEQANKLAEDVNSLAGQVDAAYAQFQANLAASDSQAQANQASREALQQQIDEQNAIMQENQNIMNSVETGYNGRRAEAEAAKAKDPASLTDEDKALIQAFDDYDAAQAAYTDAKNKYDQAQADMGNIADTEVDDAGYAELQAQYEATYAQWEAAYAAASTSSADTGMSSAELANLDISDNLAELAALTPAELVQKGKEGMKADMNGVIASVDALQTNAATQGMAMFSVASMDKVRVKIEVSPDDYEKMKVGNKASVTVGDFKYQGTLTKVNKIALDNAKGNPVIGAEIHIDNPDDNLCIGATAKITMTVAEANDVLVVPTEVINTSADGDFVYVIENGVVKKKAVELGTSSTTQIEIKSGLKKGDQVVNDLNVDIQEGMKASAVEKQDTDAADAE; encoded by the coding sequence ATGTTTTCCAAAAAGAAAAAACAGCAGGATGTCACTTTTGAGACCATAGATGCAGATAGTTTTCAAGACGAGGATACTCTTGACCTGGACGATGAAGCCATCTCCAAACCACCGAAGAAAAAACTTCCCGGATGGGTGATTATTCCCGTAGTTGGAGTTGTTATAATCACAACTGTAGTTATCTCCCAACTCACCAAAGGGGATAGCCAGTCCCAAAACACATCTCTGCAGGTTTCGGAAGTCACAAGTGGGAATATCAAGGAAGTATACAATGCAAGCGGAAAAATAGAAAGCGAAAATACAAAGACCTACTATTCCCCTGTCACGGCCCCCATCTCAGAATGTAAGGCTGTCGTGGGAAACACTGTTAAAGCAGGGGATGTATTAATTTCATTTGATACCACCAATCTGGAAAGAGATAATCAACAGGCACAGCTCACCTTGGAGTCCAGCCTGAACTCTTCTCAGGCCACAAAGGCCCAGAATGCGAAAGCCATCGATGCGGCCAATGCCGCCTCTGCGCAGGCCGCCGAACAGGCCAACAAACTGGCCGAGGATGTAAACAGCCTGGCTGGCCAGGTGGATGCAGCTTATGCCCAGTTCCAGGCTAACCTTGCCGCTTCTGACAGCCAGGCACAGGCTAACCAGGCAAGCCGCGAAGCTCTGCAGCAGCAGATAGACGAGCAGAATGCCATTATGCAGGAGAACCAGAATATCATGAATTCCGTGGAAACCGGATACAATGGAAGGCGGGCCGAAGCGGAGGCTGCAAAGGCCAAAGACCCTGCCTCCCTGACTGATGAGGATAAGGCCCTGATCCAGGCTTTTGACGACTATGATGCTGCACAGGCCGCATATACAGACGCCAAAAATAAATACGACCAGGCCCAGGCTGACATGGGCAATATTGCCGATACAGAAGTGGACGATGCTGGATATGCTGAACTTCAGGCCCAGTATGAAGCTACATACGCTCAATGGGAGGCAGCCTATGCCGCCGCTTCCACCTCATCTGCAGATACGGGGATGTCCTCCGCTGAACTTGCAAACCTGGACATCAGTGATAATTTAGCTGAGCTTGCCGCCCTGACGCCTGCTGAGCTGGTTCAGAAAGGTAAGGAGGGCATGAAGGCCGATATGAACGGCGTCATTGCTTCTGTAGATGCACTCCAGACAAATGCCGCCACACAAGGAATGGCCATGTTTTCTGTGGCAAGCATGGATAAGGTACGGGTAAAAATAGAAGTTTCTCCTGATGACTACGAAAAAATGAAGGTCGGAAATAAAGCCTCTGTCACAGTCGGAGATTTCAAATATCAGGGGACCCTGACAAAAGTCAATAAAATTGCCCTGGACAACGCCAAAGGAAACCCTGTCATTGGGGCGGAAATTCACATCGACAATCCAGATGATAATCTGTGTATTGGGGCCACAGCTAAGATTACTATGACAGTTGCAGAGGCCAATGATGTACTTGTTGTCCCCACAGAAGTCATCAACACTTCTGCAGACGGAGATTTTGTCTATGTCATAGAAAATGGAGTAGTTAAGAAAAAAGCAGTGGAGCTGGGTACCTCCTCCACCACACAGATTGAAATTAAAAGCGGGCTAAAAAAAGGAGACCAGGTTGTAAACGACCTGAATGTTGACATCCAGGAAGGCATGAAAGCTTCTGCAGTAGAAAAACAGGATACCGATGCCGCAGATGCCGAGTAG
- a CDS encoding ABC transporter permease, whose amino-acid sequence MGQFLEYVKMALDNIRSNKGRSFLTMLGIIIGITSVVTIVSIGNGLKKDVVDASNEQNNTVTVQANTDEVSDPRCITGEDIAFLKTSLSDSIQSVSAYEGTMGKISTRKGDFDAYIGLTTPDYENAQYTDPLVKGNYFTDNDVANANMVCVIDELTALYMFGNTDVIGMSVELQVDSSIQSVSIIGIRETSPEMMEAEKQYLAMGMDKSISLEMPYTVSNAFGNPIEAFSSVSITAYDKEQASRIAKNAVQILNSRHQDLGDTPFMQQKPVDFSDMFGSIMDGVTAFVALVAGISLIVGGIGVMNIMLVSVTERTREIGIRKALGAKTGSIIAQFLCESAIISGLGGIIGILLGAALTALITALGIGGIKAQLSFPAILVATIFSCSVGIVFGIYPARKAARLSPIEALRRM is encoded by the coding sequence ATGGGACAATTTTTAGAATATGTAAAAATGGCTCTTGATAATATCCGTTCCAACAAAGGCCGTTCCTTTCTGACCATGCTCGGTATCATCATTGGAATCACATCCGTTGTTACCATTGTCTCTATCGGAAACGGACTGAAAAAGGACGTCGTGGATGCCTCCAATGAACAGAATAACACTGTCACTGTACAGGCCAATACAGATGAGGTATCGGATCCAAGATGTATCACCGGGGAGGATATTGCATTTTTAAAAACCTCTCTAAGCGATTCCATACAGAGCGTCTCTGCATACGAAGGGACTATGGGGAAGATTTCTACCAGAAAAGGGGATTTTGACGCTTATATTGGATTGACTACCCCGGACTACGAAAACGCACAGTACACAGACCCACTGGTTAAAGGGAATTATTTTACTGATAACGACGTAGCCAACGCAAATATGGTCTGCGTAATCGATGAACTGACAGCATTATATATGTTCGGGAACACAGATGTCATTGGGATGAGCGTTGAACTGCAGGTGGACAGCAGCATACAGAGCGTCAGTATTATCGGAATCAGAGAGACTTCTCCTGAGATGATGGAGGCTGAAAAGCAGTATCTTGCTATGGGGATGGATAAAAGCATTTCCTTAGAAATGCCCTATACAGTTTCCAATGCCTTTGGAAATCCAATCGAGGCCTTTTCTTCTGTCTCCATTACAGCCTACGACAAGGAGCAGGCATCCCGAATCGCTAAAAATGCTGTACAGATTTTAAACTCCAGGCATCAGGATTTAGGGGATACTCCATTTATGCAGCAAAAACCGGTGGATTTCTCTGACATGTTCGGCTCTATCATGGACGGGGTTACTGCATTCGTGGCATTGGTTGCCGGTATTTCCCTCATCGTAGGGGGGATTGGCGTCATGAATATTATGTTAGTTTCAGTCACTGAACGTACACGGGAAATCGGGATCCGGAAGGCGCTGGGCGCTAAGACCGGTTCCATCATCGCCCAGTTCCTCTGTGAATCTGCCATCATCTCAGGCCTGGGGGGAATCATAGGAATACTGCTCGGCGCAGCGCTGACGGCCCTAATAACCGCACTTGGCATAGGAGGGATTAAAGCACAGCTTTCCTTCCCCGCCATACTGGTAGCCACAATTTTCTCCTGCAGTGTAGGAATTGTCTTTGGGATCTACCCTGCAAGAAAAGCGGCGCGCCTCAGTCCCATTGAGGCACTCCGCAGAATGTAG
- a CDS encoding DUF4368 domain-containing protein — protein MNKQSEKITALYCRLSRDDEQEGASGSIKNQQSILEKYAKDNGFPNPRVFIDDGWSGTTFARPAFTEIMALAEKGLIGTLIVKDHSRLGRNRLVVGQLLEKGFDSLGVRYIAIMDNIDTAKGISDLVPMQDLFNEWHAKNTSQKVRNVFRSKGMSGVPLTTNPPFGYMKNPDDKKKWMIDEEAAKVVRRIFALCVDGFGPTQIAKKLKADKVMTPTEYWNSIGRNCGKPPERAFNWCSATIADILAKQEYCGDTVNFRSTTKSFKNKTKIERPQEEWKIFPNTHPAIIEREVFELAQELRQHRRRPTKSGIVSPFSGLLYCADCGEKLYYSVTNNYKREQAYFFCSAYRKNSEVCSAHYIREKVVTETVLESMRRILLNVQAFEKEFARKQMECYSDDKKKELAQKRRELNKAKKRIDEIDSLIQKIYEDNAIGKISDERYATLSISYEEEQQRLKAGIPEMENYLETETDKTESLQKFIDKVKKITELKELTPELIHEFIDRIIVYAPRYLDGKRVQLMDIYYNGVGILRELSPEEMENAFQEHLEERERNKAKTA, from the coding sequence ATGAATAAACAGTCAGAAAAGATAACTGCCTTGTACTGTCGCTTGTCTCGTGATGATGAGCAGGAAGGTGCTTCAGGCAGCATTAAAAATCAGCAATCCATACTTGAGAAATACGCAAAAGATAACGGCTTTCCAAATCCCCGTGTATTTATTGACGACGGTTGGTCGGGTACAACTTTTGCAAGACCTGCCTTTACTGAGATAATGGCACTTGCGGAAAAGGGCTTGATTGGCACGCTGATTGTCAAAGACCATTCCCGTCTCGGTCGTAACCGCTTGGTTGTCGGTCAGTTATTAGAAAAAGGTTTTGACAGTTTAGGAGTACGATATATCGCCATAATGGACAATATCGACACCGCAAAAGGTATCAGTGACCTTGTTCCTATGCAGGACTTATTCAACGAATGGCACGCTAAAAACACAAGCCAAAAGGTACGCAATGTCTTTAGGAGCAAGGGTATGTCAGGCGTTCCTCTAACAACAAATCCACCGTTCGGGTATATGAAAAATCCCGATGATAAAAAGAAATGGATGATTGACGAGGAAGCTGCCAAAGTGGTACGAAGAATCTTTGCTCTATGCGTTGACGGTTTCGGACCAACGCAGATCGCCAAGAAGCTGAAAGCCGACAAGGTTATGACTCCCACGGAGTATTGGAACAGTATCGGAAGGAATTGCGGCAAGCCGCCTGAAAGAGCGTTTAACTGGTGTTCAGCAACCATTGCAGATATTCTTGCTAAGCAGGAATACTGTGGGGATACGGTCAATTTCCGAAGCACAACCAAGTCTTTCAAGAACAAAACGAAGATTGAAAGACCTCAGGAGGAATGGAAAATCTTCCCGAATACCCACCCTGCCATTATTGAACGAGAGGTATTTGAGTTGGCGCAGGAACTCCGACAGCACCGCCGCAGACCGACCAAAAGCGGAATTGTCAGTCCGTTTTCAGGGCTGCTATACTGTGCGGATTGCGGAGAGAAACTGTATTACAGTGTGACAAACAACTACAAACGGGAACAGGCATATTTCTTTTGTTCCGCTTACCGCAAAAATTCCGAAGTGTGTTCCGCCCACTATATCCGAGAAAAAGTTGTAACGGAGACAGTGTTGGAAAGTATGCGGCGAATCCTCTTAAATGTGCAAGCCTTTGAAAAAGAGTTTGCCCGCAAGCAGATGGAATGTTACAGCGATGACAAAAAGAAAGAACTTGCACAGAAACGCCGTGAACTGAACAAGGCAAAAAAGCGTATTGATGAGATTGACAGTCTAATACAGAAAATCTATGAGGATAACGCTATCGGTAAAATATCTGATGAACGCTATGCGACTCTTTCAATATCTTACGAGGAAGAACAACAACGCTTAAAGGCAGGTATTCCCGAAATGGAAAATTATCTCGAAACTGAAACGGACAAGACCGAGAGCCTGCAAAAATTCATTGACAAGGTAAAGAAGATTACCGAACTCAAGGAACTCACGCCCGAACTGATACACGAGTTTATCGATAGGATTATCGTGTATGCACCGAGATACCTTGACGGAAAGCGTGTTCAGTTGATGGATATTTACTACAACGGCGTTGGCATTTTAAGGGAACTCAGTCCCGAAGAAATGGAAAATGCGTTTCAAGAGCATTTAGAAGAACGGGAACGCAACAAAGCAAAAACGGCATAG
- a CDS encoding transposon-encoded TnpW family protein, producing the protein MMYVDNQGNTIERTGEIYTLLDEITDHLATLSKEERIAWFRQSMYLEPLNFVKEIDGTLYAVRAYFKENAGENITEKVERIVLKKE; encoded by the coding sequence ATGATGTATGTAGATAATCAGGGCAATACCATAGAGAGAACTGGAGAGATTTATACACTGCTCGATGAGATAACCGACCACCTTGCCACCCTTTCCAAAGAAGAGCGTATAGCGTGGTTTCGGCAGAGTATGTATCTTGAGCCGCTGAACTTTGTAAAAGAGATAGACGGTACGCTCTATGCAGTCAGAGCCTATTTCAAAGAAAACGCAGGCGAGAACATCACCGAAAAAGTGGAACGCATTGTCCTGAAAAAAGAGTAG
- a CDS encoding relaxase/mobilization nuclease domain-containing protein — translation MATTSLWHIEGRLKDLIAYVENPEKTRADNPNLQPLWDVFSYVSRPEATEQGEYVSAINCLKKIALQQMILTKKQYGKENGYIAWHGYQSFKPDEVTPEKAHQIGLQTAKEMWGDKYQIIVTTHLDKDHLHNHFCFNSVSFLDGKKYNYSKSEQRKLRDVSDRTCREHGLSVIENPCKAPSRQVWLDEKSGKPTRYNVYREDVKEAINFSRRPYYMEEYLRRKGYITDFTGKHWKIRLPQYEHFTRLDTLDKRWTPENIQRTMGAYASFGNRRATINYPPQMPQDLRDWFQPFQKTSHIYKLYLHYCYLLGVLPKNTEYKPTSPYLKEDLRKLEMFSEQVRYMGKYGIETFDDLYADRDKLQGEMDKLISYRTKLQNKIRRASPAEKETLREEKTGVTERITELQKQLKLNKGIEERSLKIQEKTDLLYANEYRAKEAEQNRKSQRRERDAR, via the coding sequence ATGGCTACCACTTCTCTTTGGCATATCGAAGGCAGACTAAAAGACCTCATTGCCTATGTAGAAAATCCTGAAAAGACAAGAGCAGACAATCCCAACTTACAACCATTGTGGGATGTGTTTTCCTATGTCAGCCGCCCCGAAGCCACCGAGCAGGGCGAATATGTTTCCGCTATCAACTGTCTAAAAAAGATTGCGTTACAACAGATGATTTTAACGAAAAAGCAGTACGGTAAAGAAAATGGTTATATCGCTTGGCACGGTTATCAAAGTTTCAAGCCCGATGAGGTTACGCCCGAAAAGGCGCACCAAATCGGCTTGCAGACCGCAAAGGAAATGTGGGGCGACAAGTATCAGATCATCGTCACTACCCACCTTGATAAAGACCATCTTCATAATCATTTCTGCTTCAATTCGGTTTCTTTTTTGGACGGGAAGAAATACAACTATTCCAAATCAGAGCAGAGAAAACTCCGTGATGTTTCCGACCGGACCTGCCGGGAACACGGCTTATCGGTCATAGAAAATCCTTGTAAAGCACCGTCGAGACAGGTATGGCTGGATGAGAAAAGCGGCAAGCCGACAAGATACAATGTTTATCGGGAAGATGTAAAAGAAGCCATCAATTTCAGCCGCCGCCCCTACTATATGGAGGAGTATCTGCGGCGAAAAGGATATATTACAGACTTTACAGGCAAGCATTGGAAAATACGATTGCCACAGTACGAGCATTTCACAAGGCTTGATACGCTGGACAAAAGATGGACGCCTGAAAATATCCAAAGGACAATGGGTGCATACGCTTCCTTCGGCAACCGCAGAGCGACAATCAATTATCCGCCGCAAATGCCGCAGGATTTGCGGGATTGGTTTCAGCCTTTTCAAAAGACGAGCCACATCTACAAACTGTATCTCCACTATTGTTATCTGTTAGGCGTTCTGCCGAAGAACACGGAATACAAACCGACAAGTCCATATCTCAAAGAAGATTTAAGAAAGCTTGAGATGTTTTCAGAACAGGTGCGGTATATGGGCAAATACGGGATTGAAACCTTTGATGATTTGTATGCAGACAGAGACAAGTTGCAGGGCGAAATGGACAAGCTGATTTCCTACCGCACCAAACTGCAAAACAAAATCCGCAGAGCCTCACCAGCTGAAAAAGAAACCTTACGAGAGGAAAAAACAGGCGTTACCGAACGGATAACGGAACTGCAAAAGCAACTGAAACTGAACAAGGGGATTGAAGAACGGTCTCTTAAAATACAGGAGAAAACCGATTTACTCTATGCCAACGAATACAGGGCAAAAGAAGCTGAACAGAACAGAAAATCACAGAGAAGGGAGCGTGACGCACGATGA
- a CDS encoding ribbon-helix-helix domain-containing protein, protein MNKENNKKVRIKVRLTEEENEELKRCAAACGLSQSEFIRQLCKGKMPKAKPAKEFWELLNTLYSVHNSFQKCAKYEHSALEICKEIESLILDLQEVE, encoded by the coding sequence TTGAACAAAGAAAACAATAAAAAAGTGCGTATCAAAGTACGCTTAACCGAAGAAGAAAATGAAGAATTGAAACGCTGTGCGGCAGCGTGTGGACTGTCACAATCGGAGTTTATCCGTCAGCTTTGCAAAGGGAAAATGCCGAAGGCGAAACCTGCAAAAGAGTTTTGGGAACTATTGAATACCCTTTACTCTGTCCATAATAGCTTTCAGAAATGTGCTAAGTATGAACATTCTGCTTTAGAAATCTGCAAGGAAATTGAAAGTCTAATCCTTGATTTACAGGAGGTGGAATAA
- a CDS encoding Fic family protein produces MEYLTVTQAAEKWGISTRRVRLLCANGEIDGVIRKGKLYMIPAETEKPLDKRKLPNKRKRGRFADILTEIDIKKVKLDDMRPLTAGETQRLLDEFMVDFTYNSNAIEGNTLTLKETAMVLEGMTIDRKPLKDHLEAVGHRDAFLYIEDIAQNKTRLRDMEIKAIHSLVLMNRPEDKGVYRRIPVTIAGAYTEPVQPFLIEPKLTELLAENEERKKTIHPIERIACFHLEFEGIHPFIDGNGRTGRLILNLELIRNGYPAINVKFTDRKRYYDAFDAFYRDGKADDMVLLVAEYVNERLDRYLEIVKE; encoded by the coding sequence ATGGAATATTTAACAGTTACACAGGCGGCGGAAAAATGGGGTATCTCTACCCGTCGTGTTCGTTTGCTTTGTGCCAATGGTGAAATTGACGGAGTTATCCGCAAAGGAAAATTATATATGATACCTGCAGAAACAGAAAAACCGTTGGATAAACGAAAATTGCCTAACAAAAGAAAACGCGGCAGATTCGCAGATATACTAACTGAAATTGATATTAAAAAAGTTAAACTTGACGATATGCGTCCGCTTACTGCAGGCGAAACACAGCGTTTGCTTGATGAATTTATGGTTGACTTCACCTATAATTCAAACGCTATCGAAGGCAACACGCTTACTTTGAAAGAGACCGCTATGGTGCTTGAAGGGATGACGATAGACCGCAAACCCTTGAAAGATCATCTTGAAGCTGTCGGACACCGTGACGCATTCCTTTACATTGAAGATATTGCACAAAACAAGACAAGGTTGAGAGATATGGAAATCAAGGCGATTCATTCGTTGGTACTAATGAATAGACCTGAAGATAAAGGAGTTTACCGCCGTATTCCTGTCACAATTGCAGGTGCATATACCGAACCGGTACAACCATTTCTCATTGAGCCGAAATTGACGGAGTTACTTGCCGAAAATGAAGAGCGTAAAAAGACAATACATCCGATTGAACGCATTGCCTGTTTTCACCTTGAATTTGAGGGAATACATCCTTTTATAGACGGTAACGGCAGAACAGGTCGATTGATTTTAAATCTTGAGCTTATTCGTAATGGCTATCCCGCAATCAATGTGAAGTTTACTGACCGTAAACGCTATTATGATGCTTTTGATGCATTTTATCGTGACGGCAAAGCAGACGATATGGTGTTACTTGTTGCAGAGTATGTAAACGAACGCCTTGACCGATATTTAGAAATTGTGAAAGAGTAA
- a CDS encoding site-specific DNA-methyltransferase, with product MSTNISKQKREDLLNKIKEIRAFISAAPQDENAGNLLSYLSDLEKEVNGKKYGLVFEEHREEIDEVLDTHTPVLTEDKDLFIDNGGQMNFLIEGDNLTSLKLLEKTHKGKIDLIYIDPPYNTGAKDFVYDDAFVDTTDGFNHSKWLSFMKQRLTLSKRLLAPYGTIFMSIDDNEFSQLKLLCDEVFGENNCVGTILWKKKTNGNNMGWLPPVHDYILCYSKEIEKIYDLGFEVSEEDILKNYSNPDNDPRGPWTTTDLSANHKGPYFPVTNPKTGDVHYPPDGRYWVFNEQEIQRRIADGRIIFGKSGTARPVQRVFAKDRKFSKRKAESWWDNHGMNADATQELKDIFGIAKVFTHPKPTQLIKDIVTMSCSKTATILDFFAGSGTTGHAVMKLNAEDGGNRKFILCTNNENNICRDVTYERIKRVIDKDGYTASLKYYKVDYVPISDRMYYEYADELLKHIRELVELENGVNFTGNAEIAIVLTEEELDDFMTNIEAYGKCHKLYMGHDLLPDEEQEQSLADHGIEINIIPDYYYRDLQEV from the coding sequence ATGAGTACAAATATATCAAAACAAAAGCGTGAGGACTTGCTGAATAAAATCAAAGAAATCCGAGCCTTTATTTCTGCTGCACCGCAGGATGAGAATGCAGGTAATCTGCTTTCCTATCTTTCCGATTTGGAGAAAGAGGTAAACGGCAAGAAATACGGACTTGTATTTGAGGAGCACCGTGAGGAAATCGACGAAGTGCTGGATACCCATACCCCGGTACTGACGGAAGATAAAGACTTGTTCATTGATAATGGTGGACAGATGAATTTTCTTATCGAGGGAGATAATCTTACTTCACTAAAGTTGCTTGAAAAGACACACAAGGGTAAAATTGACCTTATCTATATTGATCCGCCGTACAATACGGGAGCAAAAGACTTTGTATATGATGATGCGTTTGTTGATACCACTGATGGTTTTAACCATAGTAAATGGCTGTCATTTATGAAACAACGCCTCACGCTGTCGAAAAGGTTACTTGCACCCTATGGAACGATTTTTATGTCCATAGATGACAATGAATTTTCCCAGTTAAAACTATTGTGTGATGAGGTCTTTGGCGAAAACAATTGTGTAGGCACAATCCTATGGAAAAAGAAAACGAACGGTAATAATATGGGGTGGCTTCCTCCTGTACACGATTACATATTGTGCTACTCAAAAGAAATTGAAAAAATATATGACTTAGGCTTTGAAGTTTCAGAAGAAGATATTCTTAAAAATTATAGCAATCCCGACAATGATCCTCGTGGACCGTGGACAACTACAGACTTATCAGCAAATCATAAAGGACCGTATTTTCCTGTTACCAATCCAAAAACTGGAGATGTTCATTATCCTCCTGACGGAAGATATTGGGTGTTTAACGAGCAGGAAATACAGCGAAGGATAGCCGATGGAAGAATCATTTTTGGTAAAAGTGGAACCGCAAGACCGGTGCAACGAGTTTTTGCGAAAGATCGAAAATTTTCAAAACGCAAAGCGGAATCTTGGTGGGATAATCACGGAATGAATGCCGATGCAACACAAGAATTAAAAGATATTTTTGGTATCGCAAAAGTGTTTACACATCCCAAACCGACCCAACTCATCAAGGATATTGTGACGATGTCCTGTAGTAAAACTGCAACTATTCTCGACTTTTTTGCAGGCTCCGGTACTACAGGACACGCTGTGATGAAACTAAATGCCGAAGATGGCGGCAATCGTAAATTTATCCTTTGTACCAATAATGAAAATAATATTTGCCGTGATGTTACATATGAGCGTATCAAGCGTGTGATTGACAAAGATGGGTACACCGCAAGTCTTAAATATTATAAGGTTGACTATGTTCCCATTTCCGATCGTATGTATTACGAATATGCGGACGAGTTGTTAAAGCATATCCGTGAACTTGTTGAACTTGAAAACGGCGTGAATTTCACGGGTAATGCAGAAATTGCTATCGTGCTGACCGAAGAAGAACTTGATGATTTTATGACAAATATCGAAGCCTACGGCAAGTGCCACAAACTGTATATGGGGCACGATTTGCTGCCCGATGAGGAACAGGAACAGTCCCTTGCTGACCACGGTATCGAAATCAATATCATTCCCGACTACTATTATCGGGATTTACAGGAGGTGTAA